The Gemmatimonadales bacterium genome window below encodes:
- a CDS encoding S8 family serine peptidase, with the protein MHIRPVALLGVFALACAPAIQQPKPNIDPGRAEAPVVTVPEPGTPPPTVPLAPADAAYAKGWMPLAATGIPDFLALHPVWDGRGVLIGILDSGIDAGVPGLQRTPNGSPKLLDLRDFSGEGAVTLSPLSPKGDSVRIGGITVGGMSRVRALSAAGPWYGGILYERPLGDLPASDLNGDGDNADSLAVLVTQASDGWIVMVDTDGNGTFAGERPVHDYLRGRDTFGWAQPGQPSPLSVAVNITVTDGTPTLDLFFDTSGHGTHVAGIAAGNDMYGVGGFDGVAPGAQLLGLKIANNAHGGVTVTGSMLSAMDYAIRFAKARKMPLVLNMSFGVGNEAEGTARMDRIVDSVLAANPDVVMAISAGNEGPGLSTVGFPGSANLVLTVGATFPLAFLAGAPEDGSPDPVAYFSSRGGELAKPDIVTPGVAFSTVPRWNTGDERKGGTSMASPYAAGLLALLRSAAVAERMTPNARQLKQALMVTARPLVNATYLDQGTGIPNVGSAWTWLREGREVPNVVSFVLGATPAAFDEPGGHTDSMPTFFVGGTADGTLTAITLRSDSPWLETPPSLGERYQGTTIDAGGAVSGRLVRLRYNSSKLGTPGAHVGIVTGWGPDTLTGPLFRLVNTVVVPVPSDTTLDRIALEAGSTERAFFPVDSGRPFMVRITSGADSPTLLGALFAPGGRPSLDDNVLPAGGGAPAEFVVDGDDATQGLWEADAIGSPVARGTTSLSLQSSPVRIDLGRNPKGVDLSMENLSTHAATLQVGAALIGGERGAVIPGRGSHEESISFTVPAWARELVIDAVMPKLDWPRFTDFAFTLYDRAGRIVAEEPLNFADVRLRLEVPDSLAGETLTLRLTPAFADSTDTGVWNLKVRIRLFASEAAPLDVASDEEHRTVFLEPGAKAAVRFLMATSPWPLPDGFFPLGQGVVMEGDTIWTRTGGLPVPTGPVMR; encoded by the coding sequence ATGCATATTCGTCCAGTCGCACTCCTCGGTGTCTTCGCGCTCGCATGCGCCCCTGCAATCCAGCAGCCCAAGCCCAACATCGATCCAGGCCGTGCCGAGGCCCCGGTGGTCACGGTGCCGGAACCTGGCACGCCGCCGCCGACGGTGCCGCTCGCTCCGGCAGATGCGGCCTACGCCAAGGGGTGGATGCCGCTTGCCGCCACGGGCATCCCGGATTTCCTCGCGCTGCATCCCGTATGGGATGGCCGCGGGGTCCTGATCGGCATTCTCGACAGCGGGATTGACGCCGGTGTCCCCGGTCTGCAGCGGACCCCGAACGGCAGCCCGAAACTGCTCGACCTGCGCGACTTTTCCGGAGAAGGCGCGGTGACGCTGTCACCGCTCTCGCCCAAGGGGGACTCGGTCCGCATCGGCGGCATCACGGTCGGCGGGATGAGCCGCGTCCGCGCCCTGAGCGCCGCCGGCCCGTGGTATGGCGGCATTCTGTACGAACGTCCACTGGGCGACCTCCCTGCCTCGGACCTGAACGGCGACGGCGACAATGCCGACTCGCTGGCGGTCCTGGTGACCCAGGCCAGCGACGGCTGGATCGTCATGGTGGACACGGACGGCAACGGTACGTTTGCGGGCGAGCGGCCGGTGCACGACTACCTGCGCGGGCGCGATACCTTCGGCTGGGCCCAGCCCGGCCAACCCTCGCCGCTTTCGGTGGCGGTCAACATCACCGTGACCGACGGCACGCCCACACTCGACCTCTTCTTCGACACGAGCGGCCACGGGACGCACGTGGCGGGTATCGCGGCCGGCAACGACATGTACGGCGTCGGCGGGTTCGACGGCGTGGCGCCTGGCGCTCAGCTGCTCGGGCTCAAGATCGCCAACAACGCCCACGGTGGTGTCACCGTGACAGGCAGCATGCTCTCGGCCATGGACTACGCGATCCGCTTTGCGAAGGCGCGGAAGATGCCGCTGGTGCTCAACATGAGCTTCGGCGTCGGGAACGAGGCCGAGGGTACCGCCCGGATGGACCGGATCGTGGACTCGGTGCTCGCGGCGAATCCCGATGTGGTCATGGCCATCAGTGCCGGCAACGAGGGACCGGGGCTGTCCACCGTCGGGTTTCCCGGGTCGGCGAACCTCGTGCTGACCGTGGGCGCCACCTTCCCGCTTGCATTCCTTGCCGGCGCACCGGAAGACGGCAGCCCCGACCCGGTGGCCTATTTCTCCTCCCGCGGCGGTGAACTCGCGAAGCCGGACATCGTCACGCCCGGCGTCGCCTTTTCGACGGTGCCCCGATGGAACACCGGCGACGAGCGGAAGGGTGGCACCAGCATGGCGTCGCCCTACGCCGCCGGGTTGCTGGCGCTGCTCCGTTCGGCTGCGGTTGCCGAGCGGATGACGCCGAACGCACGGCAACTGAAACAGGCGCTGATGGTCACGGCGCGGCCGTTGGTCAACGCCACCTACCTCGACCAGGGCACCGGCATCCCCAATGTCGGGTCGGCGTGGACGTGGTTGCGCGAAGGCCGCGAGGTTCCGAACGTGGTGAGCTTCGTGCTCGGTGCCACCCCCGCCGCGTTCGACGAGCCCGGCGGGCACACCGACTCGATGCCGACGTTCTTCGTCGGGGGGACGGCGGACGGGACGCTCACCGCCATCACCCTGCGCAGTGACAGCCCCTGGCTGGAAACCCCGCCGTCCCTCGGCGAGAGGTACCAGGGGACCACCATCGATGCGGGTGGGGCGGTATCGGGTCGGCTCGTGCGACTGCGCTACAATTCGAGCAAGCTTGGGACGCCGGGTGCTCATGTCGGGATTGTCACCGGCTGGGGACCCGATACTCTGACCGGCCCGCTCTTCCGTCTCGTCAACACCGTGGTCGTCCCCGTGCCCTCTGACACCACTCTCGACCGGATTGCCCTGGAAGCCGGATCAACCGAGCGCGCCTTCTTCCCGGTGGACTCCGGCCGGCCGTTCATGGTACGGATAACGTCCGGTGCGGATAGCCCGACCCTGCTCGGCGCGCTCTTCGCGCCAGGCGGCCGCCCGTCGCTCGACGACAATGTGCTCCCGGCCGGCGGCGGTGCACCGGCCGAGTTTGTGGTGGATGGGGACGATGCGACCCAGGGACTCTGGGAGGCCGATGCGATCGGGTCACCAGTGGCCCGGGGAACGACGAGCCTCTCGTTGCAGAGCTCTCCTGTTCGGATCGACCTGGGCCGGAACCCGAAGGGCGTCGACCTCTCGATGGAGAACCTCTCGACGCACGCCGCCACGCTGCAGGTCGGGGCCGCCCTCATCGGCGGGGAGCGAGGTGCCGTGATCCCGGGGCGGGGAAGCCACGAGGAGTCGATCTCCTTCACCGTGCCGGCATGGGCGCGCGAGCTCGTGATCGACGCGGTCATGCCGAAGCTCGACTGGCCGCGCTTCACCGACTTTGCCTTCACGCTCTATGACCGCGCCGGGAGAATTGTCGCCGAGGAGCCGTTGAACTTCGCCGACGTCAGGTTGCGACTGGAAGTTCCCGACTCGCTTGCCGGAGAGACGCTGACCCTGCGCCTCACCCCGGCGTTCGCCGACAGTACCGACACGGGGGTCTGGAATCTGAAGGTACGGATCCGGCTTTTTGCCTCGGAGGCCGCTCCGCTCGATGTGGCGAGTGACGAGGAGCACCGCACGGTCTTTCTCGAGCCGGGTGCCAAGGCGGCCGTTCGGTTCCTGATGGCCACCTCGCCCTGGCCGCTCCCCGATGGGTTCTTCCCGCTGGGGCAGGGGGTCGTGATGGAGGGTGACACAATTTGGACGCGGACCGGCGGATTGCCGGTCCCGACTGGACCGGTGATGCGATGA
- a CDS encoding acyclic terpene utilization AtuA family protein produces the protein MTGKVVRIAGGQGFWGDWLEAPVRQVRDGPIDYLMMDYLAEVTMSIMQKQRSRNPHAGYARDFVPLMERILPDIVEKGIRVTSNAGGVNPRGCAEAVLESARKLGLGGKLKIGLVTGDDLLPDLDALIAAGHEMRDMETGRPLSDIRNRVLSANAYLGMQPMVEALARGAQVVITGRVTDTGLTLAPMFHEFGWDFDDWDKVAAGTVAGHIIECGAQSSGGNLLKDWRTVKGLANPGFPIVEASADGSFVVTKHPGTGGVVSIPSVSEQLVYEMGDPHEYITPDGVADFTTIQLTQAGKNRVKVSGIRGGPKTDKLKVSIAYFYGYKAVGTLVYGWPDAYEKAKAADGILRQRLKNLGLQFEQILTEYVGVDATHGRLAGKASPDLPEVQLRVGVRSTDKAAVERFTREIAPLVLTGPPSVTGFAGGRPQVEEIVAYWPALIDRTAVEPGVRVEILEA, from the coding sequence ATGACAGGCAAGGTCGTGCGAATTGCGGGCGGGCAGGGCTTCTGGGGCGACTGGCTCGAGGCGCCAGTCCGCCAGGTGCGCGACGGCCCCATCGACTACCTGATGATGGACTACCTGGCCGAAGTCACGATGTCCATCATGCAGAAGCAGCGGTCGCGGAATCCGCACGCGGGTTACGCGCGGGACTTCGTGCCGCTGATGGAGCGGATTCTCCCGGACATCGTCGAGAAGGGAATCCGCGTCACCTCCAACGCCGGCGGCGTCAATCCGCGCGGGTGCGCGGAAGCGGTGCTCGAGTCGGCGCGGAAGCTCGGGCTCGGCGGGAAGCTCAAGATCGGCCTGGTCACCGGGGACGACCTCCTCCCGGACCTCGACGCGCTCATCGCCGCCGGCCATGAAATGCGGGACATGGAAACCGGACGCCCGCTCTCCGACATCCGCAACCGGGTCCTCTCCGCCAACGCCTACCTCGGCATGCAGCCGATGGTCGAGGCGCTGGCACGGGGTGCGCAGGTCGTGATCACGGGGCGGGTGACCGACACCGGACTCACCCTGGCCCCGATGTTCCACGAGTTCGGGTGGGATTTTGACGACTGGGACAAGGTCGCCGCGGGCACCGTGGCGGGCCACATCATTGAATGCGGGGCACAGAGCTCCGGCGGCAACCTGTTGAAGGACTGGCGCACGGTGAAGGGGCTCGCCAACCCCGGCTTCCCGATCGTCGAGGCCTCTGCCGACGGCAGCTTCGTCGTCACGAAGCACCCCGGCACCGGCGGGGTGGTCTCGATTCCGTCGGTCTCCGAGCAGCTGGTCTACGAGATGGGCGACCCCCACGAATACATCACGCCGGACGGCGTGGCGGACTTCACCACCATCCAGCTCACGCAGGCCGGGAAGAACCGGGTCAAGGTGAGCGGCATTCGGGGCGGACCGAAGACCGACAAGCTCAAGGTGTCCATCGCCTACTTCTACGGCTACAAGGCGGTCGGCACCCTCGTATACGGCTGGCCCGACGCCTACGAGAAGGCCAAGGCCGCCGACGGCATCCTCAGGCAGCGGCTCAAGAACCTCGGGCTGCAGTTCGAACAGATCCTGACCGAGTATGTAGGGGTGGATGCCACCCACGGCAGGCTGGCCGGCAAGGCCAGCCCCGACCTGCCAGAGGTGCAGCTCCGGGTCGGCGTCCGGTCGACCGACAAGGCGGCCGTTGAGCGGTTCACCCGGGAAATTGCCCCCCTGGTCCTGACCGGCCCGCCCAGCGTGACCGGCTTTGCTGGCGGCCGGCCACAGGTCGAGGAAATCGTGGCCTACTGGCCTGCCCTGATCGACCGGACCGCCGTCGAACCGGGTGTCCGGGTCGAGATCCTGGAGGCATGA
- a CDS encoding enoyl-CoA hydratase/isomerase family protein, which translates to MTDSLLVALDAGVLTLTLNRPDKRNALDTPTLDALHAELERADLDAEVRVVAIRGAGKDFCAGADLAELLASAGQTAEENERAALHLGGLFVKFRELPKPVVAVVHGRALAGGAGLATACDLVLSTASAKFGYPEIQRGFVPAMVMTLLRRLTGEKLAFDLAATGRVLTAVEAHAAGLVSRVIDDRDFEAESARILGALSSASGSALALTKRQFYQLDGMSFEEGIALGAQVNALARSTPDFKRAISAFLDK; encoded by the coding sequence ATGACCGACTCCCTCCTCGTGGCGCTCGACGCCGGGGTCCTGACCCTGACCCTCAACCGCCCCGACAAGCGAAACGCTCTCGACACCCCGACGCTCGACGCCCTCCACGCCGAGCTGGAGCGCGCCGATCTGGACGCGGAGGTGCGGGTGGTGGCTATCCGGGGGGCCGGGAAGGACTTCTGTGCCGGGGCCGACCTTGCCGAGCTGCTGGCCAGCGCCGGGCAGACCGCCGAGGAGAACGAGCGGGCGGCGCTCCACCTCGGGGGGCTCTTCGTCAAGTTTCGGGAATTGCCGAAGCCGGTCGTTGCGGTGGTCCACGGTCGGGCGCTCGCCGGGGGGGCCGGGCTCGCCACCGCCTGCGACCTCGTCCTGTCCACCGCCAGCGCCAAGTTCGGCTACCCGGAAATCCAGCGCGGCTTCGTGCCCGCCATGGTGATGACACTCCTCCGTCGACTGACGGGAGAAAAGCTCGCCTTCGATCTCGCCGCCACGGGGCGAGTCCTGACCGCCGTGGAGGCGCACGCTGCCGGCCTGGTCTCCAGGGTCATCGACGACAGGGATTTCGAGGCCGAATCCGCGCGCATACTCGGGGCGCTGTCGTCCGCGAGCGGGTCGGCTCTCGCCCTGACCAAACGGCAGTTCTACCAGCTCGACGGGATGAGCTTCGAGGAGGGCATCGCCCTCGGTGCGCAGGTCAACGCCCTTGCACGGAGCACCCCCGACTTCAAGCGCGCCATCTCGGCCTTCCTCGACAAGTGA
- a CDS encoding RecQ family ATP-dependent DNA helicase, whose amino-acid sequence MTTPLPARLALARAALLRHFGFPDFRPAQRRVVQSVLAGRDTLAVLPTGGGKSVCFQVPALVLDGLTVVVSPLLSLMQDQVESARRRGMAAAALNSAQEPVAQRAVLEAVRAGEVKLLYVSPERLERLAGRLTALGVRVGLLAVDEAHCISEWGHDFRPSYRLLLQARIRLGRPPVVALTGSATPEVRQDIATSLRLGAGGRWDLHLDSFDRANLWFGVERVKTDRDRFRVLISQLAPRRGTAIVYGPTRRITEGLARSIHYAGFRSAAYHAGLDRERREEVLHRFLSGGLDVVTATSAFGMGIDKPDVRVVVHWMTPPTPESYYQEAGRAGRDGAPSRCVLLFAKGDAALHRRQLNVTFPAERTVEAAWRDPAALAKLPANVKESVERLRKELGVDGTATDWRRVRERRKRAEARIAAMERYASAARCRRGALLRYFGEKLERCAGCDRHSVR is encoded by the coding sequence GTGACGACTCCCCTCCCCGCGCGCCTCGCCCTCGCCCGTGCTGCCCTCCTTCGCCATTTCGGTTTCCCCGATTTCCGCCCCGCCCAGCGGCGAGTGGTCCAGTCCGTCCTTGCGGGGCGCGATACGCTGGCCGTGCTTCCGACCGGAGGCGGCAAGTCGGTCTGCTTCCAGGTGCCGGCGCTGGTGCTTGACGGCCTGACGGTGGTCGTTTCGCCGCTCCTCTCGCTGATGCAGGACCAGGTGGAGTCGGCGCGGAGGCGCGGGATGGCCGCCGCGGCGCTCAACAGCGCCCAGGAACCGGTGGCACAGCGCGCCGTGCTCGAGGCGGTCAGGGCGGGTGAGGTCAAGCTGCTCTACGTCTCACCGGAGCGGCTCGAGCGGCTGGCGGGGCGGCTGACCGCGCTCGGCGTGCGGGTGGGGCTGCTGGCGGTGGACGAGGCGCACTGCATCAGCGAGTGGGGTCATGATTTTCGGCCGAGCTATCGGCTGCTCCTGCAGGCGCGCATCCGGCTTGGTCGTCCCCCCGTGGTGGCCCTCACCGGCAGCGCGACGCCGGAGGTCCGGCAGGACATCGCCACGTCGCTCCGGCTCGGGGCCGGTGGGCGCTGGGACCTCCATCTCGATTCCTTCGACCGGGCCAATCTCTGGTTCGGCGTGGAGCGGGTGAAGACCGACCGGGATCGGTTCCGCGTGCTCATATCGCAACTCGCCCCGCGGCGCGGCACGGCCATCGTCTATGGCCCCACGCGCCGGATCACGGAGGGGCTGGCGCGGTCCATTCACTACGCGGGCTTTCGGTCCGCGGCGTATCACGCGGGACTCGATCGCGAACGCCGGGAGGAGGTGCTGCATCGCTTCCTGTCGGGCGGGCTCGATGTGGTGACGGCCACGAGTGCCTTCGGCATGGGCATCGACAAGCCCGACGTGCGGGTGGTGGTCCATTGGATGACGCCACCGACGCCGGAGTCGTATTACCAGGAGGCGGGCAGGGCAGGGCGGGACGGCGCTCCGTCGCGCTGTGTACTCCTGTTCGCCAAGGGAGACGCGGCACTGCACCGGCGTCAGCTCAACGTCACCTTCCCGGCGGAGCGAACGGTCGAAGCGGCGTGGAGGGACCCTGCGGCGCTGGCCAAACTGCCGGCAAATGTGAAGGAGTCGGTCGAACGATTGCGGAAGGAACTCGGTGTCGATGGCACCGCTACCGATTGGAGGCGGGTCCGCGAGCGCCGGAAACGCGCGGAGGCGCGCATTGCGGCGATGGAACGGTATGCGTCCGCCGCGCGATGCCGCCGCGGTGCGCTGCTGCGCTACTTTGGCGAGAAGCTGGAGCGATGCGCCGGTTGTGACAGGCACTCGGTGCGCTAG
- a CDS encoding acyl-CoA dehydrogenase family protein, whose translation MDLPFYFGEEHLQVREMVRDFAQTEVVPVAKELDRTSEFLWDNVAKMGSLGLLGVPWPEELGGAGMDQISYYIVLHELAKVDASHALTISAHTNLGTSPIVEFGTQAQRERYVPLLASGTVLGGFGLTEPGAGSDAGGTATTAVDKGDHYVLNGSKVFITHAGVGEIFSVTARTSPGSDHRGITSFIVTKDTVDLDRCRALGVGHAEELPKTKGLRAGKKEDKMGWRSSDTRELILEDAIVPKENVLGTVGEGFVNFLKTLDAGRIGIAAVSLGIAEGAYEEALRYAAVRKQFGKTIASFQGISFQLADMATEIQAGTHLLYHAAWLKQNGKPFKQEAAMAKLYCSELAMRATTKAVQIFGGYGYTTDYPVERMMRDAKVCEIGEGTSEIQRIVIARNILAALQA comes from the coding sequence ATGGACCTGCCATTCTATTTCGGCGAAGAGCACCTCCAGGTGCGCGAGATGGTTCGCGACTTCGCCCAGACCGAAGTCGTGCCCGTCGCCAAGGAGCTCGACCGCACCTCCGAGTTCCTCTGGGACAACGTCGCGAAGATGGGGTCGCTCGGCCTGCTCGGCGTCCCCTGGCCCGAAGAGCTCGGCGGGGCGGGGATGGATCAGATCTCCTACTACATCGTGCTCCATGAGCTCGCCAAGGTCGACGCCAGCCACGCCCTGACCATCAGCGCGCATACCAATCTCGGCACCTCCCCGATTGTCGAATTCGGCACCCAGGCCCAGCGCGAGCGGTACGTTCCGCTCCTCGCCTCGGGCACGGTGCTCGGCGGGTTCGGCCTGACCGAGCCGGGTGCCGGCAGCGACGCGGGCGGCACCGCGACCACCGCCGTGGACAAGGGCGACCATTACGTCCTGAACGGCTCCAAGGTGTTCATCACCCACGCCGGCGTCGGGGAGATCTTCTCCGTCACCGCGCGCACTTCGCCCGGGTCCGACCACCGCGGGATAACCAGCTTCATCGTCACCAAGGACACGGTGGACCTCGACCGGTGCCGTGCCCTCGGCGTCGGGCACGCGGAAGAGCTGCCGAAGACCAAGGGGCTGCGCGCGGGGAAGAAGGAAGACAAGATGGGGTGGCGCTCGTCCGACACCCGCGAGCTCATTCTCGAGGATGCGATCGTCCCGAAGGAAAACGTGCTCGGCACCGTCGGCGAGGGCTTCGTCAACTTCCTCAAGACGCTGGATGCCGGCCGGATCGGCATCGCGGCCGTCTCCCTCGGCATCGCCGAGGGGGCGTATGAGGAGGCGCTCCGGTACGCCGCGGTCCGGAAGCAGTTTGGCAAGACCATCGCGAGCTTCCAGGGGATCAGTTTTCAGCTGGCGGACATGGCCACCGAGATCCAGGCCGGCACTCATCTCCTCTACCACGCCGCGTGGCTGAAGCAGAACGGCAAGCCGTTCAAGCAGGAGGCGGCCATGGCCAAGCTGTACTGCTCCGAACTGGCCATGCGGGCCACGACCAAGGCGGTGCAGATCTTCGGTGGGTACGGCTACACCACCGACTATCCGGTCGAGCGGATGATGCGCGACGCCAAGGTCTGTGAGATCGGGGAAGGGACCAGCGAAATCCAGCGTATCGTCATTGCCAGGAACATCTTGGCGGCGCTCCAGGCCTAG
- a CDS encoding Rne/Rng family ribonuclease, whose protein sequence is MAILEDDRLVELLYDRPDQRRSLGDIYLGRVDAVLPGIQAAFVDIGLEKSAFLHASDLLEPEEDDDPDEDDVADVPETDAAETSAGNGRDKAAPRQREVDHRAAVPDISELLKKGQTILVQVTKEPISTKGSRVTAQISLPGRFLVYMPFASRVGVSRKIESREARSKLREMVRKALPEDAGGVIVRTVAEGVTEEQVTREIESLLALWKKINRKKGFVKAPALVQRETSLTRGIIRDLFSAKVDALHVDSKELFNEVEQYLEQVDPDLLSRVHHYTEDQPLFDKFDIESEIRDLFKPRCELPTGGSIIIQPTEALVSIDVNTGRYTGKKDPEKTILRTNMEAAKEIARQLRLRDVGGIIVCDFIDMDTRSNREKVLQELRTHLTRDRARTKAFAVSELGLIEMTRQRVRPSLWASQTTECPTCAGSGRVFKPEIVTRRLERSLRRAGHEHRERQLAVRLHPEVAIYLLEEEPKLLQALIRATGLELELRDDPMMRLDEFRLMSRPAGRDVTELYAVA, encoded by the coding sequence GTGGCCATCCTCGAGGACGATCGGCTCGTCGAGCTCCTCTACGATCGTCCTGATCAGCGCCGTTCCCTCGGCGACATCTATCTTGGCCGCGTCGACGCGGTGCTCCCCGGCATCCAGGCCGCCTTTGTAGACATCGGCCTGGAAAAGTCGGCGTTCCTCCACGCCTCCGACCTCCTCGAACCCGAGGAGGACGACGATCCCGATGAGGACGATGTCGCGGATGTCCCCGAGACCGATGCCGCGGAAACATCCGCCGGCAACGGCCGGGACAAGGCCGCCCCTCGCCAGCGCGAGGTCGACCACCGGGCCGCCGTCCCCGACATCTCGGAGCTCCTGAAGAAGGGGCAGACCATCCTGGTGCAGGTCACCAAGGAGCCGATCAGCACCAAGGGCTCCCGCGTGACCGCGCAGATTTCCCTCCCCGGGCGCTTCCTTGTCTACATGCCCTTCGCCTCGCGCGTCGGCGTCAGCCGCAAGATCGAGAGCCGGGAGGCCCGGTCCAAGCTGCGCGAGATGGTGCGCAAGGCGCTGCCCGAGGACGCCGGTGGCGTCATCGTCCGCACGGTGGCCGAAGGGGTGACCGAGGAGCAGGTGACCAGGGAAATCGAGTCCCTCCTCGCGCTCTGGAAGAAGATCAACCGGAAAAAGGGGTTCGTGAAGGCGCCGGCCCTGGTGCAGCGGGAGACGAGCCTGACGCGCGGGATCATCCGGGATCTCTTCAGCGCCAAGGTCGACGCGCTCCACGTCGACTCGAAGGAGCTCTTCAACGAGGTGGAGCAGTACCTCGAGCAGGTCGACCCCGACCTGCTGTCGCGGGTGCATCACTACACCGAGGACCAGCCCCTCTTCGACAAGTTCGACATCGAGTCGGAAATCCGGGACCTCTTCAAGCCGCGGTGCGAGCTTCCCACCGGCGGGTCGATCATCATCCAGCCGACCGAGGCGCTGGTCTCCATCGACGTGAACACCGGCCGGTACACCGGCAAGAAGGATCCCGAGAAGACGATTCTTCGCACGAACATGGAGGCGGCCAAGGAAATCGCGCGGCAGCTCCGGTTGCGCGATGTCGGCGGCATCATCGTCTGTGACTTCATCGACATGGACACCCGGTCCAACCGGGAAAAGGTGCTGCAGGAGCTGCGAACCCACCTGACCCGCGACCGGGCCCGAACCAAGGCCTTCGCCGTGTCGGAACTGGGCCTGATCGAGATGACTCGCCAGCGGGTCCGCCCGTCCCTCTGGGCCTCCCAGACTACCGAGTGCCCCACCTGCGCCGGCAGCGGCCGGGTGTTCAAGCCCGAAATCGTCACCCGGAGGCTGGAGCGCTCCCTCCGAAGGGCCGGCCACGAGCACCGGGAACGGCAGCTGGCGGTCCGGCTCCACCCCGAGGTGGCCATCTACCTGCTGGAGGAGGAGCCCAAGCTCCTCCAGGCCCTTATCCGGGCCACCGGCTTGGAGTTGGAGCTCCGGGACGATCCGATGATGCGCCTCGACGAGTTCCGGCTCATGAGCCGGCCGGCTGGCCGGGATGTAACGGAGCTTTACGCGGTCGCGTAG
- the rplU gene encoding 50S ribosomal protein L21, protein MYAIFKALGKQFRAEKGKVVRLPLMEAEPGSKVTFDEVLLSSDGTTVKAGTPLVKGAKVTAEVVGDGKEKKIYVFKFKRRKGYRRKTGHRQKFTEVLITDVKVG, encoded by the coding sequence ATGTACGCGATTTTCAAGGCGCTGGGCAAGCAGTTCCGTGCGGAGAAGGGCAAAGTCGTGCGCCTTCCCCTCATGGAAGCCGAGCCGGGCTCCAAGGTCACCTTCGACGAGGTGCTCCTCTCCTCCGACGGCACCACGGTCAAGGCCGGTACCCCGTTGGTCAAGGGCGCCAAGGTCACTGCCGAGGTGGTCGGCGACGGCAAGGAAAAGAAGATCTACGTCTTCAAGTTCAAGCGGCGGAAGGGCTATCGCCGGAAGACCGGTCACCGCCAGAAGTTCACGGAAGTCCTGATCACTGACGTCAAGGTAGGGTGA
- the rpmA gene encoding 50S ribosomal protein L27 → MAHKKGVGSSRNGRNSNPQYLGIKKFGGENVIAGNILVRQRGTVIHAGKNVGQGTDDTLFAKVDGVVKFEYRDKGRKKVSVYPKEATA, encoded by the coding sequence ATGGCTCATAAAAAGGGCGTAGGCTCCAGCCGCAACGGCCGCAACAGCAATCCCCAGTATCTCGGCATCAAGAAGTTTGGTGGCGAGAACGTGATTGCCGGCAACATCCTGGTCCGCCAGCGGGGCACAGTCATCCATGCCGGCAAGAACGTCGGCCAGGGCACGGACGACACCCTCTTCGCCAAGGTCGACGGCGTGGTCAAGTTCGAGTACCGCGACAAGGGGCGGAAGAAGGTTTCGGTCTACCCGAAGGAAGCCACCGCGTAA